Part of the Listeria innocua genome is shown below.
CAGAAGAAATAGCTGGGAATACAATCGAAATAGAGCGTATTTATGTATTGAAGTCATTTCAAAAAAAGGGATTAGGTAAAGAGTTATTTAATCAAGCAATAGAGATAGCGAAAGAAGTTGATGCAGAAAAAATATGGTTAGGTGTTTGGGAAAAGAATAAGAACGCTATTCAATTTTATGCAAAGCTGGGTTTTATTAAAAATGGACAACATGATTTTTTCATGGGCGATGATTGTCAAACTGATATTATTATGATAAAAGATTTATAAAAAAAGTTGAGCGCATACTAAGCTCAACTTTTTTTATCAAAATTAAGCTGCCAAAACACCCCAAACCGGTCCGTCACCTGCGCATAAGTCGAACCCCAGAATGCCACTTGCAACTCCATCTCCACTTTACCCGTAGCACTTAAAACTTCATAGGCGTACTTAATATCATCCTCTGTTTCAAAATTAATCAGGATTGTCACCCGATTACCAATTGTAAAACCATCATAAGGCGCATCGGTAATATAAATAAATTCTTCTCCGTTTTTTGCTAAACGACTATGCATCAATCGCTCACCAAAAACGGCATCGCCATCAAAATTGTTCATCTCTTTAAAACGCTGAACGCTTGTAATCTCAGCTTGAAACTCATCCGCATAAAATGTTAACGCATCTTGACCTTCTCCGTTAAAAACTAAGTATGGAACTGCAAAAGACATCTCATCATCTCCTATACAATTAATAGCTTTAGTATAAGCCTAATCTACTGCGAAGTCATGTCTCAAAATAATAAGGATTTGTGAATAAAAACAAAATACTTGCAAATAAACGTGATATATTATACAATTACACTAAGAAATCGGATATATTTAAATTAATATTTTTTTGCAATAAAATAAAGTAAGTACTTGCTTTTGGGAGTAGGTGCGTAGGAGGTAGATGTATGCTTTGGGTAAAAGAGTCAATTGAGCAACTTCTCAGCAAACTACACACGAATTTAGACACAGGGTTAACGAAAGAACAAGTGAAACAAAAACATGCAGAGTTCGGGACGAATGAATTTGAAGAGGGGAAGAAAGAATCACTTCTTCAAAAAATTGGTCATCATTTGATTGAAATTACGACGATTGTCTTGCTTTTTGCAGCAGCGATTTCTGCATATTTAGCAATTACAACCGGATATGGTTGGGCGAAGGTTGTTGTTATTTTAGGAATCGTTGTTTTAAATATGGTGCTCGGAATTTACCAGGAAAACAGCGCCGAAAAAGCACTTGCTGCATTACAAAGTATGAATGCGCATTTAACGACGGTCGTTCGTGATGGTGTGCGGATGCAAGTGGACGCAACGGAATTAGTGCCAGGGGATATTATTGAAATCGTTGCAGGAGATATGATTCCAGCAGATGCGCGAATTATTTCAAGCAGCAGTTTACAAGTCGAGGAATCTGCGTTAACTGGCGAAAGTGTTCCTGTTGAAAAGGATGCAAATGCGGTTGTTTCGGAAAAAGCACCAATTGGCGACCGTCTGAATATGCTTTACTCAGGCTGTCTTGTAACAAATGGTCGTGCAACAGCAGTTGTTGTGGAAATTGGTATGGAAACAGAGATGGGGAAAATTGCTGGACTTTTAAACAGCACCTCAAAACTGATGACGCCTTTACAACTTCGCTTAAAAGAATTAGCTAAACGACTTAGTATTGTAGCACTTTTAGCAGGTATTTTAATTTTTATAATTGATGTATATGTGTACGGTGAAACGATTATTGAAACGTTGATGATCGCGATTTCTCTAGCTGTAGCAGCGGTTCCTGAGACGTTGCCGGTTATTGTGACATTAACACTTGCTTATGGCGTTCAAAATATGGTGCGGAAAAATACGATCATCCGCCGAATTCCTGCAGTAGAAACAATCGGAAATACTTCAGTTATTTGTTCTGATAAAACAGGAACATTAACGCAAAATAAAATGATTATCCAACAAATTTGGGCAGCAGACCACGCACCGATAAAAGCAACAGCTGAATTTGATACTGCAGAACAAAAAGTATTAGA
Proteins encoded:
- a CDS encoding GNAT family N-acetyltransferase; translation: MIKLCTISDSQALLEVSYKTFDETFRAQNKPENMDAYLKTNFTAKKLSDELKNPHSYFYFVFHQEAIAGYLKLNIGDAQTEEIAGNTIEIERIYVLKSFQKKGLGKELFNQAIEIAKEVDAEKIWLGVWEKNKNAIQFYAKLGFIKNGQHDFFMGDDCQTDIIMIKDL
- a CDS encoding VOC family protein, translated to MSFAVPYLVFNGEGQDALTFYADEFQAEITSVQRFKEMNNFDGDAVFGERLMHSRLAKNGEEFIYITDAPYDGFTIGNRVTILINFETEDDIKYAYEVLSATGKVEMELQVAFWGSTYAQVTDRFGVFWQLNFDKKS